The DNA window ATACTATGAGGGCACTGTAAATTTTGTCCATATCTCCACTGTGAACAATTATTGTCGATTTATCAACCTTACTGGCTTCATCAACCATAAAATCACCTATTTACGAATTTTAATTTTCCAGACACCGTTGGTTTCTTGGATGTCCACAATTTCTGATCCCAATGCCTCAACTGCCATTGGAATTTCCTTCTTGGATGCTGGATGGGTTCCCTCCACCTCTATTATTTCTCCTTCAGAAGCATTTTTGATGGCTTTTCTCATTTCTACTAGAGGTACAGGACATGTTTCTCCTTTAACATCTACTTTGACTTCGGCCATTAAATCACCCCGTATTTTTTTGCCTAAACTCGTAAGTTTAATACTATATTTGTTGTTGAAACAACATGAAATTTCTGTTATTAAGACTTCCAATTTTTTATCACCCGATATATACGAACAATAAAATAATATAACAATTGTTATATTTATTGGTTTGGATCACAGAAAAGAAATTGTAATCTATTTACATCTACAAACCAAAAGTTTAAACACGGTGATAATGAATGAAAACAGTAATTTTATCCTACCCAATAGAAAACAACTCTCCACATTACATAGGTACCACAGAACCATCTCTGGAACCTTTAACCCAAATAAAAAATGGAGATGATTACAACACCTACAAGATTACCGTTGGAAATCACAGCGGAACCCATATTGATGCTCCAAAACATTTCGTTGACACTGGAAGATCTATATTAGATTACAGTCCAGAAGAATTAAGCTTTAAAAATCCCATTGTGCTCGACTGTCCCAAAAATCCCTACGAACTCATAGAGATCAAAGACATTTCAGACGCAGACTTTGATAAGTGTGAATGTCTGCTCTTTAAAACCGGGTTTGGAAAATTCAGAGAAACAGACCTTCAAAAATATCTGACTAAAAGTCCAGGGATAGCAGTGGAAACAGTTGATTGGATCAGGGAAACCCATCCACAAATCCGCTGCCTTGGAATAGATACCATATCCATGTCAAGATATCGAGATGCTGAAAATGCAAAACAAACCCATATTACAGGCTTTAAAACCAGCCCAAACTATGGAGAACCCCTCCTCTTCATCGAAGATATGAACCTCGACATGGATGAAGAACTAACCATAAAGGAAGTTATGGTTGTTCCATGGCAGATCAAAGGAGTTGACAGCACACCCTGCACTGTGATCGGTTTTTTTTAATGAGATTTAGGCCCATAAAATACAAAAGATTGTATAAAAAACGCTTCGAACCTTCCAAAAAAAATTAAAGGTTTTTCCAACGGTTATAAGCAATGTTTAATAGGGTTATAAATTCATTGGTTGCTTTTTGATTACCTAGTGCATTTGGGTGGTCATCTCCATCATGATAGGGAGATATACCATCGTAATCAGAGGCATAGACATGTTGAATTACTCCGTTGTAGTATCTGTGATGGGAGTTGGTTTCTGATAGTGTACCATAAAAATCATAGACCAACACATTTTTACCAGTGTATCCTTTTAACCATCCATCTTTATCAACTAACCAATTACAGAGATCCTTGGTTAATTTGTAACTACTTACCTGTGTTTCTCCAGGTGGAGTTATGAGTACGAATAACTTGTTTGGATGTGCTGCAAAATATGTTTTCAAGCTGTTGTAGATTTCTTTTTCATCATCAATGCTGGAACCTACTTTGCTGTTTGGGAAGCAAGATTTGAATATTATGATATCGTTTTCGCCCCCGGGATTGCCTATGGTGTTGGTATAGGCAGAGTGGTAATTGTTTTGATATACATGGGACATTTTTCTATCCTTAAACCATTCAGGCCAGTTGACTGTATCTGTACGGTCACCTAAATTATCACCATCTTCAGCACTCCACCCGTAGTCTGTTTCTGTTACGTAGTAGTTGTTGCGGTTAAGTGCTGCCCCTAAATTTCCATTTCCATTTGACAACCAATTACCCCCACTTGAATGATGAATGAAACAAATTTTCACCGTGGATAATGGATGATTAGTGTTTAAACCAGAAGATGTTACAAAGTAGGATTTGTAATAGGCTACTCCGTTTCCAGATATATCTTTTAAGCTGTTGGTATGGAAGGTGAGGAAATATTTGGTGCCACTTGAAAGAGACTGAGGCTTTATATATAAAGCATTTCCTTTGATCATTTTAGTGAATGAAACATGTGCACCATTTGATTTAACCAATTCAATTTGGTTATTTCCAAATTTAATTGCTTCTGTAAATTTTAAGCTTATTGTTTTGTTTAAGTTCACATTAAATGCATTTTTGACAGGATCAATTGATGTTAATTTAGGTCCGGTACTGTCTGTTGTAAAACAAGATTTGAATATGGAGATGTTGTTGCCTGAAAGATCTTTAACACAGCCAGTGTGTAGGTATAGAACATATTTAACTCCTCTAGAAAGGTTTGAGGTTGGTTTGATTGTTAAAGTATTTCCACTTATAATCTTTTTAAATTGAACAGATGTTCCTTTGCTGTTTTTTAGTGTTATATAATTATTTCCAGCTTTAACAGGTTCTGTGAATTTTATGGTGAGATTATGATAAGTTGGTACATTAAAAGAGTTATTTGTAGGATTGATACTTTTAACCTTTGGTTGAAGAGTATCTGACGCACTGGCACTTGAAACTGTTCCAATTATTAGAAAAACAAAAATTAACGCTGAGACAAATATAAACTGTTTTTTCAAATTACTTCCCCCCCCAATTGATTAAGATATAATGTTATCTTAACGCCTTAACTGTAAATTTATTCCACATATTTATAAAACTTTAATGTAAAATTCCAACAAATATTTTTAGTGTAACAGGAATTCGTAGATAAAAAAATAATAATAGGGAATAGGGCCACATTTATTCATTCAATCTATTTTTTTAACAAATAGTTTTGAAGTAAAATTTTAGATGTTGATTTTATTGATGTTCAAACATGAATTTAGGAAATAGTATATAATATAATCCT is part of the Methanobacterium lacus genome and encodes:
- a CDS encoding Ig-like domain-containing protein, encoding MKKQFIFVSALIFVFLIIGTVSSASASDTLQPKVKSINPTNNSFNVPTYHNLTIKFTEPVKAGNNYITLKNSKGTSVQFKKIISGNTLTIKPTSNLSRGVKYVLYLHTGCVKDLSGNNISIFKSCFTTDSTGPKLTSIDPVKNAFNVNLNKTISLKFTEAIKFGNNQIELVKSNGAHVSFTKMIKGNALYIKPQSLSSGTKYFLTFHTNSLKDISGNGVAYYKSYFVTSSGLNTNHPLSTVKICFIHHSSGGNWLSNGNGNLGAALNRNNYYVTETDYGWSAEDGDNLGDRTDTVNWPEWFKDRKMSHVYQNNYHSAYTNTIGNPGGENDIIIFKSCFPNSKVGSSIDDEKEIYNSLKTYFAAHPNKLFVLITPPGETQVSSYKLTKDLCNWLVDKDGWLKGYTGKNVLVYDFYGTLSETNSHHRYYNGVIQHVYASDYDGISPYHDGDDHPNALGNQKATNEFITLLNIAYNRWKNL
- a CDS encoding cyclase family protein, whose translation is MKTVILSYPIENNSPHYIGTTEPSLEPLTQIKNGDDYNTYKITVGNHSGTHIDAPKHFVDTGRSILDYSPEELSFKNPIVLDCPKNPYELIEIKDISDADFDKCECLLFKTGFGKFRETDLQKYLTKSPGIAVETVDWIRETHPQIRCLGIDTISMSRYRDAENAKQTHITGFKTSPNYGEPLLFIEDMNLDMDEELTIKEVMVVPWQIKGVDSTPCTVIGFF
- a CDS encoding sulfurtransferase TusA family protein; translated protein: MAEVKVDVKGETCPVPLVEMRKAIKNASEGEIIEVEGTHPASKKEIPMAVEALGSEIVDIQETNGVWKIKIRK